From the Helicobacter pylori genome, one window contains:
- a CDS encoding flagellin B, whose amino-acid sequence MSFRINTNIAALTSHAVGVQNNRDLSSSLEKLSSGLRINKAADDSSGMAIADSLRSQSANLGQAIRNANDAIGMVQTADKAMDEQIKILDTIKTKAVQAAQDGQTLESRRALQSDIQRLLEELDNIANTTSFNGQQMLSGSFSNKEFQIGAYSNTTVKASIGSTSSDKIGHVRMETSSFSGAGMLASAAAQNLTEVGLNFKQVNGVNDYKIETVRISTSAGTGIGALSEIINRFSNTLGVRASYNVMATGGTPVQSGTVRELTINGVEIGTVNDVHKNDADGRLTNAINSVKDRTGVEASMDIQGRINLHSIDGRAISVHAASASGQVFGGGNFAGISGTQHAVIGRLTLTRTDARDIIVSGVNFSHVGFHSAQGVAEYTVNLRAVRGIFDANVASAAGANANGAQAETNSQGIGAGVTSLKGAMIVMDMADSARTQLDKIRSDMGSVQMELVTTINNISVTQVNVKAAESQIRDVDFAEESANFSKYNILAQSGSFAMAQANAVQQNVLRLLQ is encoded by the coding sequence ATGAGTTTTAGGATAAATACCAATATCGCCGCTTTAACTTCTCATGCGGTAGGGGTTCAAAACAACAGAGACCTTTCAAGCTCGCTTGAAAAGTTAAGCTCAGGGCTTAGGATCAATAAAGCCGCTGACGATTCTAGTGGGATGGCGATCGCTGATAGCTTAAGGAGTCAAAGCGCGAATTTAGGCCAGGCGATTCGCAACGCTAATGACGCTATTGGTATGGTTCAAACCGCAGATAAAGCGATGGATGAGCAAATCAAAATCTTAGACACCATTAAAACCAAAGCCGTTCAAGCCGCTCAAGATGGGCAAACTTTAGAAAGCCGAAGAGCGCTCCAGAGCGATATTCAAAGGTTGCTAGAAGAACTAGACAATATCGCTAACACCACAAGCTTTAACGGCCAACAAATGCTTTCAGGAAGTTTTTCTAACAAAGAATTTCAAATTGGCGCGTATTCTAACACCACGGTTAAGGCGTCTATTGGCTCAACGAGCTCAGATAAGATTGGGCATGTGCGCATGGAAACTTCTTCTTTTAGTGGTGCAGGCATGCTCGCTAGCGCGGCGGCGCAAAACTTGACTGAAGTGGGATTGAATTTCAAACAAGTCAATGGCGTGAATGATTATAAGATTGAAACCGTGCGCATTTCTACAAGCGCTGGCACTGGGATTGGAGCGTTAAGCGAAATCATCAACCGCTTTTCTAACACTCTAGGCGTTAGGGCTTCTTATAATGTCATGGCCACCGGCGGCACTCCCGTGCAATCAGGAACCGTGAGAGAGCTTACCATTAATGGCGTAGAAATTGGGACCGTGAATGATGTGCATAAAAACGACGCCGACGGCAGATTGACTAACGCCATTAACTCCGTCAAAGACAGGACCGGCGTGGAAGCGAGCATGGATATTCAAGGGCGCATTAATTTGCACTCCATTGACGGGCGCGCGATTTCAGTGCATGCAGCGAGCGCGAGCGGTCAGGTTTTTGGGGGAGGGAATTTTGCAGGGATTTCTGGGACACAGCATGCGGTTATTGGGCGCTTAACCTTGACCAGAACCGACGCTAGAGACATCATTGTGAGCGGTGTGAATTTTAGCCATGTGGGCTTTCATTCTGCTCAAGGGGTGGCAGAATACACCGTGAATTTGAGAGCGGTTAGGGGCATTTTTGATGCGAATGTGGCTTCAGCAGCCGGAGCGAACGCTAATGGCGCGCAAGCGGAGACCAATTCTCAAGGTATAGGGGCTGGGGTAACAAGCCTTAAAGGGGCGATGATTGTGATGGATATGGCGGATTCAGCACGCACGCAATTAGACAAGATCCGATCGGATATGGGTTCGGTGCAAATGGAATTGGTTACCACCATTAATAATATTTCTGTAACCCAAGTGAATGTTAAAGCGGCTGAGTCTCAAATCAGAGATGTGGATTTTGCTGAAGAGAGTGCGAACTTTTCTAAATACAATATTTTGGCGCAAAGCGGGAGTTTTGCTATGGCGCAAGCGAATGCGGTGCAACAGAATGTCTTAAGGCTTTTACAATAA
- the topA gene encoding type I DNA topoisomerase, whose translation MKHLIIVESPAKAKTIKNFLDKNYEVVASKGHVRDLSKFALGIKIDEAGFTPNYVVDKDHKELVKQIIELSKKASITYIATDEDREGEAIGYHVACLIGGKLESYPRIVFHEITQNAILNALKTPRQIDMSKVNAQQARRFLDRIVGFKLSSLIASKITKGLSAGRVQSAALKLVVDKEREIKAFKPLTYFTLDALFEPNLEAQLISYKGNKLKAQELIDGKKAQEIKNELEKGSYTISSIVKKSKKSPTPPPFMTSTLQQSASSLLGFSPTKTMSIAQKLYEGVATPQGVMGVITYMRTDSLNIAKEALEEARAKILKDYGKDYLPPKAKVYSSKNKNAQEAHEAIRPTSIILEPNALKDYLKPEELKLYTLIYKRFLASQMQDALFESQSVVVACEKGEFKASGRKLLFGGYYKILGNDDKDKLLPNLKENDPIKLEKLESNAHVTEPPARYSEASLIKVLESLGIGRPSTYAPTISLLQNRDYIKVEKKQISALESAFKVMEILEKHFEEIVDSKFSASLEEELDNIAQNKADYQQVLKDFYYPFMDKIEAGKKNIISQKVHEKTGQSCPKCGGELVKKNSRYGEFIACNNYPKCKYVKQTETADNEATQELCEKCGGEMVQKFSRNGAFLACNNYPECKNTKSLKNTPNAKETIEGVKCPECGGDIALKRSRKGSFYGCNNYPKCNFLSNHKPINKRCEKCHYLMSERIYRKKKAHECIQCKERVFLEEDNG comes from the coding sequence ATGAAGCACCTTATTATCGTAGAATCTCCCGCAAAAGCCAAAACCATTAAAAATTTTTTGGATAAAAATTATGAAGTTGTTGCCTCTAAAGGGCATGTCAGGGATTTATCCAAATTCGCTTTAGGCATTAAGATTGATGAAGCCGGCTTCACTCCTAATTATGTCGTGGATAAAGACCACAAAGAGCTTGTCAAACAGATCATAGAGCTTTCTAAAAAGGCATCTATTACTTATATCGCTACCGATGAAGACAGAGAAGGGGAAGCGATAGGCTATCATGTGGCATGTTTGATTGGGGGGAAATTAGAGAGCTATCCTAGGATTGTTTTTCATGAGATCACGCAAAATGCGATTTTAAACGCTCTAAAAACCCCACGACAAATTGACATGTCTAAGGTCAATGCCCAACAAGCCAGGCGTTTTTTAGATCGGATCGTGGGTTTCAAGCTCAGCTCGTTGATTGCATCAAAGATCACTAAAGGTTTGAGCGCTGGGCGGGTGCAAAGCGCGGCCTTAAAGCTTGTGGTTGATAAAGAGAGGGAAATCAAAGCCTTTAAGCCTTTAACCTACTTCACGCTAGACGCTTTGTTTGAGCCAAATTTAGAAGCGCAACTCATCAGCTATAAGGGTAACAAACTCAAAGCCCAAGAGCTGATTGATGGGAAAAAAGCCCAAGAGATTAAAAACGAATTGGAAAAAGGAAGCTACACTATCTCTAGTATCGTTAAAAAATCCAAAAAATCCCCCACACCGCCCCCTTTCATGACTTCCACTTTACAGCAAAGCGCTTCCAGTCTTTTAGGCTTTTCGCCCACAAAAACCATGAGCATCGCTCAAAAATTATATGAGGGTGTAGCCACCCCGCAAGGCGTTATGGGGGTGATCACTTACATGAGGACTGATAGCTTGAATATCGCTAAAGAGGCTTTAGAAGAAGCGAGGGCTAAGATTTTAAAAGACTATGGCAAAGACTACCTACCCCCTAAAGCCAAAGTCTATTCCAGCAAGAATAAAAACGCCCAAGAAGCCCATGAAGCGATCAGACCCACTTCCATTATTTTAGAGCCAAACGCCTTAAAAGACTACCTTAAACCTGAAGAATTAAAGCTCTATACTTTAATTTATAAACGCTTTTTAGCTTCTCAAATGCAAGACGCTCTTTTTGAAAGCCAAAGCGTGGTTGTGGCTTGTGAAAAAGGCGAGTTTAAAGCGAGTGGGAGAAAACTCCTTTTTGGTGGCTATTATAAAATCTTAGGCAATGACGATAAGGACAAATTGCTCCCTAATTTGAAAGAAAATGACCCCATTAAATTAGAAAAACTAGAGAGCAACGCTCATGTTACAGAGCCTCCGGCGCGCTATTCAGAAGCGAGTTTGATTAAAGTTTTAGAAAGTTTAGGCATAGGCAGGCCCAGCACCTACGCCCCAACGATTTCTCTTTTACAAAACAGAGACTACATCAAGGTAGAAAAAAAGCAGATTAGCGCTTTAGAGAGCGCTTTTAAAGTGATGGAAATTTTAGAAAAGCATTTTGAAGAAATCGTGGATTCCAAGTTCAGCGCTTCTTTAGAAGAGGAACTAGACAATATCGCTCAAAATAAAGCCGACTACCAGCAAGTTTTAAAGGACTTTTACTACCCCTTTATGGATAAAATTGAAGCCGGGAAAAAGAATATCATCTCTCAAAAAGTGCATGAAAAAACCGGCCAATCATGCCCTAAATGCGGGGGGGAATTAGTCAAAAAGAATAGCCGTTATGGGGAGTTTATCGCTTGTAACAATTACCCTAAATGCAAATATGTCAAACAAACTGAAACCGCTGATAATGAAGCCACGCAAGAATTGTGCGAAAAATGCGGAGGGGAAATGGTGCAAAAGTTCAGCAGAAATGGGGCGTTTTTAGCTTGTAATAACTACCCTGAATGCAAAAACACCAAATCGTTAAAAAACACCCCTAATGCAAAAGAAACAATAGAAGGCGTGAAATGCCCAGAATGCGGGGGGGATATTGCCTTAAAAAGGAGCAGAAAAGGCTCGTTTTATGGCTGTAACAACTACCCTAAATGCAATTTTTTATCCAACCATAAGCCCATCAACAAGCGTTGCGAGAAATGCCATTATTTGATGAGTGAAAGAATCTATCGCAAAAAAAAGGCGCATGAATGCATTCAATGCAAAGAACGCGTGTTTTTAGAGGAAGATAATGGCTAA
- a CDS encoding radical SAM protein yields MAKENPPVVFGPILSRRFGKSLGVDLSPSKKQCNYNCIYCELGKAKPIERMEEVIKVETLINAIQNALNNLTTPIDVLTITANGEPTLYPHLLELIQSIKPFLKGVKTLILSNGSLFYDPKVQQALKEFDIVKFSLDAIDLKAFERVDKPYSKDINKILEGILRFSQIYQGQLVAEVLLIKGVNDSANNLKLIAAFLKQINIARVDLSTIDRPSSFKAPKLSEDELLKCSLFFEGLCVSLPKRSITQAKKLVSCGIDELLALISRRPLSAEEAPLILEPSAFKHLETLLNHKQITIKKVGSLEFYCAF; encoded by the coding sequence ATGGCTAAAGAAAATCCGCCTGTCGTTTTTGGGCCTATTTTATCCAGGCGTTTTGGGAAGTCTTTGGGCGTGGATTTATCGCCCTCTAAAAAACAATGCAATTACAATTGCATTTATTGCGAGTTGGGTAAAGCCAAGCCCATTGAACGCATGGAAGAAGTGATCAAAGTGGAAACCTTGATTAACGCTATTCAAAACGCCCTAAACAACCTCACCACCCCCATTGATGTTTTAACCATTACCGCTAATGGCGAACCCACGCTATACCCTCATTTATTAGAGCTTATCCAAAGCATCAAGCCTTTTTTAAAGGGCGTTAAAACTTTGATTTTAAGCAACGGCTCACTCTTTTATGATCCAAAAGTCCAACAAGCCTTGAAGGAATTTGACATCGTTAAATTTTCTTTAGACGCTATTGATTTGAAAGCCTTTGAAAGAGTGGATAAACCCTATTCTAAAGACATTAACAAGATTTTAGAGGGGATTTTGCGCTTTTCTCAAATCTATCAGGGGCAACTGGTGGCTGAAGTGCTTTTAATTAAGGGCGTGAATGATAGCGCGAATAATTTAAAACTCATCGCTGCATTTTTAAAACAAATCAATATAGCCAGAGTGGATTTAAGCACCATAGACAGGCCCTCAAGCTTTAAAGCCCCTAAATTAAGCGAAGATGAATTATTAAAATGCTCTTTATTTTTTGAAGGGCTTTGCGTGAGTTTGCCTAAACGATCCATTACTCAAGCTAAAAAATTGGTTTCTTGCGGTATAGATGAATTACTCGCTTTAATTTCCAGGCGCCCTTTAAGCGCAGAAGAAGCTCCTCTAATCTTAGAGCCTAGCGCCTTTAAACATTTAGAAACTTTATTAAACCATAAGCAAATCACGATTAAAAAAGTCGGCTCTTTGGAGTTTTATTGCGCGTTTTAA
- a CDS encoding DUF874 family protein: MESVKTGKTNKVGKNTETADTKANKETHFKQASAITNIIRSISGFFTKIAKRVRELVKKHPKKSRAALVVLTHVACRKAKELDDKVQDKSKQAEKENRINWWKYSGLTIAASLLLAACSVGDTDKQIELEQEKQKTNKSEIELEQERQKTNKSGIELANSQIKAEQERQKTEQEKQKANKSGIELEQQKQKTINTQRDLIKEQKDFIKETEQNCQEKHGQLFIKKARIKTGITTGIAIEIEAECKTPKPTKTNQTPIQPKHLPNSKQPRSQRGSKAQELIAYLQKELESLPYSQKAIAKQVDFYKPSSIAYLELDPRDFKATEEWQKENLKIRSKAQAKMLEMRSLKPDPQAHLSTSQSLLFVQKIFADVSKEIEAVANTEKKVEKAGYGYSKRM, from the coding sequence ATGGAATCAGTAAAAACAGGAAAAACAAATAAAGTTGGCAAAAACACAGAGACAGCTGACACAAAGGCAAATAAAGAGACTCATTTTAAACAAGCGAGTGCCATTACAAATATAATCAGATCAATTAGTGGGTTTTTTACAAAGATCGCAAAGAGAGTTAGAGAACTTGTAAAAAAACACCCCAAGAAAAGCAGGGCGGCATTAGTAGTATTGACCCATGTTGCGTGTAGGAAAGCGAAAGAATTGGACGATAAAGTCCAGGATAAATCCAAACAAGCTGAAAAAGAAAATCGAATCAATTGGTGGAAGTATTCAGGACTCACAATAGCGGCAAGTTTATTATTAGCCGCTTGTAGCGTTGGTGATACTGATAAACAGATAGAGTTAGAACAAGAAAAACAGAAAACAAATAAGAGTGAAATAGAGTTAGAACAAGAAAGACAGAAAACAAACAAGAGTGGGATAGAACTCGCTAATAGTCAAATAAAAGCAGAACAAGAAAGACAAAAGACAGAACAAGAAAAACAGAAGGCAAATAAGAGTGGGATAGAGTTAGAACAGCAAAAACAAAAGACAATTAATACACAAAGAGATTTAATTAAAGAACAGAAAGATTTCATTAAAGAAACAGAACAAAATTGCCAAGAAAAACATGGTCAATTGTTTATTAAAAAAGCAAGAATTAAGACCGGTATTACTACTGGTATTGCTATAGAAATAGAAGCTGAATGCAAAACCCCTAAACCCACAAAAACCAATCAAACCCCTATCCAGCCAAAACACCTCCCAAACTCTAAACAACCCCGCTCTCAAAGAGGATCAAAAGCGCAAGAGCTTATAGCTTATTTGCAAAAAGAGCTGGAATCTCTGCCCTATTCACAAAAAGCTATCGCTAAACAAGTGGATTTTTATAAACCAAGTTCTATCGCTTATTTAGAGCTAGATCCTAGAGATTTTAAAGCTACAGAAGAATGGCAAAAAGAAAATCTAAAAATACGCTCTAAAGCTCAAGCTAAAATGCTTGAAATGAGGAGTTTAAAACCAGACCCACAAGCCCACCTTTCAACCTCTCAAAGCCTTTTGTTCGTTCAAAAAATATTTGCTGATGTTAGTAAAGAAATAGAAGCAGTTGCTAATACCGAGAAAAAAGTAGAAAAAGCGGGTTATGGTTATAGTAAAAGGATGTAG
- the ppsA gene encoding pyruvate, water dikinase, giving the protein MRYIKFFKELNNKNVNLVGGKNASIGEMFQELVPIGIKVPDGFAITSEAYWYLLEQGGAKQKIIELLENVDATEIDVLKIRSKQIRELIFGTPFPSDLRDEIFQAYEILSQQYHMKEADVAVRSSATAEDLPDASFAGQQDTYLNIKGKTELIHYIKSCLASLFTDRAISYRASRGFDHLKVALSVGVQKMVRADKGSAGVMFSIDTETGFKDAVFVTSAWGLGENVVGGTINPDEFYVFKPTLEQNKRPIIKRQLGNKTQKMVYAPRGSEHPTRNIKTTKKEWQSFSLSDEDVLILAKYAIEIEKHYSKEAKQYRPMDIEWAKDGDSGEIFIVQARPETVQSQKSKEENQVFEKFKFKNPNEKKEIILQGRAIGSKIGSGKVRIINDLEHMNSFKEGEILVTDNTDPDWEPCMKKASAVITNRGGRTCHAAIVAREIGVPAIVGVSGATDSLYTGMEITVSCAEGEEGYVYAGIYEHEIERVELSNMQETQTKIYINIGNPEKAFSFSQLPNHGVGLARMEMIILNQIKAHPLALVDLHHKKSVKEKNEIENLMAGYANPKDFFVKKIAEGIGMISAAFYPKPVIVRTSDFKSNEYMRMLGGSSYEPNEENPMLGYRGASRYYSESYNEAFSWECEALALVREEMGLTNMKVMIPFLRTIEEGKKVLEILRKNNLESGKNGLEIYIMCELPVNVILADDFLSLFDGFSIGSNDLTQLTLGVDRDSELVSHVFDERNEAMLKMFKKAIEACKRHNKYCGICGQAPSDYPEVTEFLVKEGITSISLNPDSVIPTWNAVAKLEKELKDHGLTAH; this is encoded by the coding sequence GTGCGATATATCAAGTTTTTCAAAGAGTTGAACAATAAGAACGTGAATCTGGTTGGGGGCAAGAACGCTAGCATTGGCGAGATGTTTCAAGAATTAGTGCCAATTGGGATTAAAGTGCCTGATGGCTTTGCGATCACCAGCGAAGCGTATTGGTATCTTTTGGAGCAAGGGGGGGCTAAACAAAAGATCATAGAGCTTTTAGAAAATGTTGATGCCACGGAAATTGATGTGTTAAAAATCCGCTCCAAACAAATCAGAGAGCTTATTTTTGGCACGCCTTTTCCTAGCGATTTGAGAGATGAGATTTTTCAAGCTTATGAGATTTTAAGCCAGCAATACCACATGAAAGAAGCCGATGTGGCTGTAAGGAGCTCCGCTACTGCAGAAGATTTGCCAGACGCTTCTTTTGCCGGGCAGCAAGACACTTACTTAAACATTAAGGGTAAAACAGAATTGATCCACTATATCAAATCCTGTTTAGCGTCGCTTTTTACCGACAGAGCGATTAGTTATAGGGCGAGTCGTGGGTTTGATCATTTAAAAGTCGCGCTGAGCGTGGGGGTGCAAAAAATGGTGCGAGCGGATAAAGGCAGCGCGGGCGTGATGTTTTCTATTGACACTGAAACCGGTTTTAAAGACGCGGTGTTTGTCACTTCAGCGTGGGGGTTAGGCGAAAATGTGGTGGGCGGCACGATAAACCCTGATGAATTTTATGTGTTTAAGCCCACTTTAGAGCAAAACAAACGCCCCATTATCAAACGGCAGCTCGGCAATAAAACGCAAAAAATGGTCTATGCCCCAAGGGGTAGCGAACACCCTACTAGAAACATTAAAACCACCAAAAAAGAATGGCAATCCTTTTCATTGAGCGATGAAGACGTGCTGATTTTAGCCAAATACGCCATTGAAATTGAAAAACATTACTCTAAAGAAGCCAAACAATACCGCCCCATGGATATAGAATGGGCTAAAGATGGCGATAGCGGGGAAATCTTTATCGTTCAAGCGCGTCCAGAAACCGTTCAAAGCCAAAAAAGTAAAGAAGAAAATCAAGTCTTTGAAAAATTCAAATTCAAAAACCCTAACGAAAAGAAAGAGATTATCTTGCAAGGCAGAGCGATTGGGAGTAAAATCGGATCAGGGAAAGTGCGCATCATCAATGATTTGGAGCATATGAATTCTTTTAAAGAAGGCGAAATTTTAGTTACGGATAACACCGACCCAGACTGGGAGCCTTGCATGAAAAAAGCGAGCGCGGTTATCACTAATCGTGGGGGGCGCACTTGCCATGCCGCTATTGTGGCTAGAGAAATTGGCGTGCCGGCCATTGTTGGGGTGAGCGGGGCGACTGATAGCCTTTATACCGGCATGGAAATCACGGTTTCTTGCGCTGAAGGTGAAGAGGGCTATGTGTATGCAGGCATTTATGAGCATGAAATTGAAAGGGTGGAGCTTTCTAATATGCAAGAAACTCAAACAAAAATTTACATTAACATTGGAAACCCTGAAAAAGCTTTCAGCTTTTCTCAACTCCCTAATCACGGCGTAGGGTTAGCCAGAATGGAAATGATTATTTTAAATCAAATCAAAGCCCACCCTTTAGCTTTAGTGGATTTGCACCACAAAAAAAGCGTGAAAGAAAAAAATGAAATTGAAAACCTCATGGCAGGCTATGCTAACCCTAAAGATTTTTTTGTGAAAAAAATCGCTGAAGGCATTGGCATGATCAGCGCGGCGTTTTACCCTAAACCTGTGATTGTAAGGACTAGCGATTTCAAATCCAATGAATACATGCGCATGCTTGGCGGCTCTAGCTATGAACCCAATGAAGAAAACCCCATGCTTGGCTATAGGGGGGCTAGTCGGTATTATTCAGAAAGCTATAATGAAGCGTTTTCGTGGGAATGTGAAGCCTTAGCGCTAGTAAGGGAAGAAATGGGCTTAACGAACATGAAAGTGATGATCCCTTTTTTGCGCACCATTGAAGAGGGTAAAAAAGTCCTAGAAATCTTAAGGAAAAACAATTTAGAATCCGGTAAAAACGGGCTTGAAATTTATATCATGTGCGAATTACCGGTGAATGTCATTTTGGCTGATGATTTCTTAAGCTTGTTTGATGGCTTTTCTATTGGATCAAACGATTTAACCCAACTCACTTTAGGCGTGGATAGAGACAGCGAGTTAGTCAGCCATGTCTTTGATGAAAGGAATGAAGCGATGCTAAAAATGTTTAAAAAAGCGATTGAAGCTTGTAAAAGGCACAACAAATATTGCGGGATTTGCGGGCAAGCCCCAAGCGATTACCCTGAAGTGACAGAGTTTTTAGTCAAAGAGGGCATCACTTCCATTTCTTTAAACCCTGACAGCGTGATCCCCACTTGGAACGCCGTAGCCAAGTTAGAAAAAGAATTGAAAGACCATGGCTTAACTGCACATTGA
- the thrS gene encoding threonine--tRNA ligase, translated as MSAELIAVYKDEQIIDLESAKVLGLSDGIKALKGSEPIFFDDSPLALEVIRHSCAHLLAQSLKALYPDAKFFVGPVVEEGFYYDFKTSSKISEEDLPKIEAKMKEFAKLKLAITKETLTREQALERFKGDELKHAVMSKISGDAFGVYQQGEFEDLCKGPHLPNTRFLNHFKLTKLAGAYLGGDENNEMLIRIYGIAFATKEGLKDYLFQIEEAKKRDHRKLGVELGLFSFDDEIGAGLPLWLPKGARLRKRIEDLLSKALLLRGYEPVKGPEILKSDVWKISGHYDNYKENMYFTTIDEQEYGIKPMNCVGHIKVYQSALHSYRDLPLRFYEYGVVHRHEKSGVLHGLLRVREFTQDDAHIFCSFEQIQSEVSAILDFTHKIMKAFDFSYEMELSTRPAKSIGDDEVWEKATSALKEALKEHRIDYKIDEGGGAFYGPKIDIKITDALKRKWQCGTIQVDMNLPERFKLAFTNEHNHAEQPVMIHRAILGSFERFIAILSEHFGGNFPFFVAPTQIALIPINEEHHVFALKLKEELKKRDIFVEALDKNDSLNKKVRLAEKQKIPMILVLGNEEMETEILSIRDREKQAQYKMPLKEFLNMVESKMQEVSF; from the coding sequence ATGAGTGCGGAACTGATTGCCGTTTATAAAGACGAGCAAATAATAGATTTAGAGAGCGCGAAAGTCTTAGGGCTGAGCGATGGGATCAAAGCGTTAAAAGGGAGCGAGCCGATATTTTTTGATGATTCGCCTTTGGCTTTAGAAGTGATCAGGCATTCATGTGCACATTTGCTCGCGCAAAGCTTGAAAGCCCTTTATCCGGACGCGAAATTCTTTGTAGGCCCTGTGGTAGAAGAGGGATTTTATTACGATTTTAAGACTTCTTCAAAGATCAGCGAAGAGGATTTGCCTAAAATTGAAGCGAAAATGAAAGAGTTTGCGAAGTTGAAACTCGCTATCACTAAAGAGACTTTAACCAGAGAGCAAGCTTTGGAGCGTTTTAAGGGCGATGAATTAAAGCATGCGGTGATGAGTAAAATCAGTGGCGATGCGTTTGGCGTGTACCAACAAGGCGAGTTTGAAGATTTGTGTAAGGGGCCACACCTCCCAAACACTCGTTTTTTAAACCATTTCAAGCTCACTAAATTGGCTGGGGCTTATTTGGGTGGCGATGAAAACAATGAAATGCTCATTAGGATCTATGGCATCGCTTTTGCCACTAAAGAGGGCTTAAAAGACTATCTTTTCCAAATAGAAGAAGCGAAAAAACGAGATCACAGAAAGCTAGGCGTGGAGCTAGGGCTTTTTAGCTTTGATGATGAGATAGGGGCAGGCTTACCTTTATGGCTGCCTAAAGGGGCAAGGCTCAGGAAACGCATTGAAGATTTATTGAGCAAGGCGTTACTTTTAAGAGGCTATGAGCCGGTTAAAGGCCCTGAGATTTTAAAAAGCGATGTGTGGAAAATCAGCGGGCATTATGACAACTATAAAGAAAACATGTATTTCACCACGATTGATGAGCAAGAATACGGCATAAAGCCCATGAATTGCGTGGGGCATATTAAAGTCTATCAAAGCGCTTTACACAGCTACAGGGATTTGCCTTTAAGGTTTTATGAATACGGCGTGGTGCATCGGCATGAAAAAAGCGGCGTGTTGCATGGGCTTTTAAGGGTTAGGGAATTTACCCAAGACGATGCGCATATTTTTTGCTCTTTTGAACAGATCCAAAGCGAAGTGAGCGCGATTTTAGATTTCACGCATAAGATCATGAAAGCGTTTGACTTTAGCTATGAAATGGAATTATCCACAAGGCCGGCTAAATCCATAGGCGATGATGAAGTTTGGGAAAAGGCCACTAGCGCTTTAAAAGAAGCCCTAAAAGAACACCGCATTGATTATAAGATTGATGAGGGGGGAGGGGCTTTCTATGGGCCTAAGATTGACATTAAAATCACCGACGCTTTGAAGCGTAAATGGCAGTGCGGCACGATCCAAGTGGATATGAATTTGCCTGAACGCTTCAAGCTCGCTTTCACTAATGAACACAATCACGCTGAACAGCCGGTGATGATCCACAGAGCGATTTTAGGCTCGTTTGAAAGGTTTATTGCGATTTTGAGCGAACATTTTGGGGGGAATTTCCCTTTCTTTGTCGCGCCCACTCAAATCGCTCTCATTCCTATTAATGAAGAGCATCATGTTTTTGCTTTGAAATTAAAAGAGGAATTAAAAAAGCGCGATATTTTTGTAGAAGCGCTGGATAAAAACGACAGCTTGAATAAAAAGGTGCGCTTAGCCGAAAAGCAAAAAATCCCTATGATTTTAGTTTTAGGGAATGAGGAAATGGAGACCGAAATTTTATCCATTAGAGACAGAGAAAAACAAGCTCAGTATAAAATGCCCTTAAAGGAGTTTTTAAACATGGTTGAATCTAAGATGCAAGAGGTTAGTTTTTGA
- the infC gene encoding translation initiation factor IF-3, with amino-acid sequence MSRSEVLLNGDINFKEVRCVGDDGEVYGIISSKEALKIAQNLGLDLVLISASAKPPVCKVMDYNKFRYQNEKKIKEAKKKQKQIEIKEIKLSTQIAQNDINYKVKHAREFIEANKHVKFKVVLKGRESQNSKAGLDVLFRVQTMMQDLANPEKEPKTEGRFVSWMFVPKAKETPKNEKKPKENNPPFNRINLMKGENHAKNED; translated from the coding sequence TTGAGTAGAAGCGAAGTGTTGTTAAACGGAGACATTAATTTTAAAGAAGTGCGTTGCGTGGGCGATGATGGCGAAGTGTATGGGATTATTTCCTCTAAAGAAGCGCTAAAAATCGCTCAAAATTTAGGCTTGGATTTGGTATTGATTTCAGCGAGCGCGAAACCCCCTGTGTGTAAGGTGATGGATTATAATAAATTCCGCTACCAAAATGAAAAGAAAATCAAGGAAGCCAAGAAAAAGCAAAAGCAAATTGAAATCAAAGAGATCAAGCTTTCCACTCAAATCGCGCAAAACGATATTAACTATAAAGTCAAGCATGCGAGAGAATTTATTGAAGCCAATAAGCATGTTAAATTCAAAGTGGTTTTAAAGGGTAGGGAGAGCCAAAACTCAAAAGCCGGGCTTGATGTGCTTTTTAGAGTGCAAACAATGATGCAAGATTTAGCCAACCCTGAAAAAGAGCCAAAAACCGAGGGGCGTTTCGTTTCGTGGATGTTTGTGCCTAAGGCTAAAGAAACCCCCAAAAACGAAAAGAAACCTAAAGAAAATAACCCACCTTTTAATCGTATTAACCTTATGAAAGGAGAAAATCATGCCAAAAATGAAGACTAA